One region of Danaus plexippus chromosome 16 unlocalized genomic scaffold, MEX_DaPlex mxdp_23, whole genome shotgun sequence genomic DNA includes:
- the LOC116772133 gene encoding deoxyribonuclease TATDN1 encodes MKRMSSIRRFIDIGANLTDDMYQGSYHGTKKHEPDLEKVLKRAWDGGMNRIIITGGNLIDSKKAIELSRTDSRLFSTVGCHPTRCGDFLPNPEKYLNDLKHLIEENKDKVVAIGELGLDYERLHFCEKEIQQKYFEYQLKLCQELQLPLFLHCRNAADDLVEILNRNREHVVGGVVHSFDGTQEELENILKLDLFIGINGCSLRTKENLEVAARIPQDRLMIETDSPWCEVKQTHPGYKYVVTKPATVKKEKYSVESACQVKGRNEPVNIIQVLEILAAIRNEPIDELAEAVYNNTCKLFFNNK; translated from the exons atgaaaAGAATGTCGTCAATTAGAAGATTTATCG atatTGGGGCAAATCTAACTGATGACATGTATCAAGGATCATATCATGGAACAAAGAAGCATGAACCTGATTTagagaaagttttaaaaagagCTTGGGATGGAGGAATGAacagaattattataactgGAGGAAACCTGATTGACAGCAAAAAAGCTATAGAGTTAAGTCGCACAGATT CTAGATTATTTTCCACTGTAGGATGCCATCCAACTAGGTGTGGGGATTTTCTCCCAAACcccgaaaaatatttgaatgatcTAAAACATCTGATTGAGGAGAATAAAGATAAAGTAGTCGCTATCGGGGAGCTTGGCTTGGACTATGAGAGGTTACATTTCTGCGAGAAAGAAATTCAACAgaa gtaTTTTGAATATCAATTGAAGTTGTGTCAAGAACTTCAATTACCGTTGTTCTTGCATTGTCGAAATGCAGCCGATGACttagttgaaattttaaacagaaacAGGGAACATGTAGTGGGCGGAGTTGTTCATTCATTTGATGGAACTCAAGAGGAActggaaaatatattgaaattagatCTGTTCATTGGTATAAATGGCTG TTCGTTAAGAACGAAAGAGAATCTGGAGGTAGCCGCTAGAATACCACAGGATAGATTAATGATAGAGACAGACAGTCCTTGGTGTGAAGTGAAACAAACTCATCCAGGCTATAAATATGTTGTCACTAAGCCGGCAACGgtgaaaaaagaaaagtacTCTGTGGAATCAGCCTGCCAAGTGAAGGGTAGAAACGAAcctgttaatattat aCAAGTCCTGGAAATACTAGCAGCCATAAGAAACGAACCCATCGATGAACTCGCTGAGGCAGTGTATAACAACACCtgcaagttattttttaacaataagtgA